The sequence cacggatttccaagtaccGAAGTTAAGACCATTGCACAAAACGCTCAGACAGAAAAcacactgcactctgtaaatTACGAATTTTTTGGCAGCACACAAAATCCaattaattttgtgataactcacaaaaaactcatgaacctgactaatttgcaaaattaggatttttgcACCCTGTGTAATATATTAGACCCCCTTGGTCGAAATTACGCTTAaacaactaagcaattgatccaccGCGGATTAATAGGTGCACAGTCCTGCCCAAAATCACAAAACAAAGAGTAGCGGAGCCGTGGAgaaggagcaacaatgagaggaagtgtggccacaccacaGGCCACCCGACGCCACTTGCCACGTCCCATGTTACCTAACCGACCCTACTCCTTTGTCGGCCAATCAGGTCGtcctaaacctgccacactcccacgagttgtggttgggcccatacttgtcggccctattccccatcgaccaatcagatcgcattaaacctgccacgcaaaccaaaagggtagccatgcccatgcttggccggctccctactttcattgaccaatcaggtttctctaaacctgccacaaccttaaaagaggtggaaattgtgtcaagaggtcgccatactagGTTGGCTTCCCAAAACTATGCCAGCATactaacgacatgccaaacatgccaaaaacaaacatgctaggcgcacatgccaatcgcacacgccaaacaggcatgccaagtgcacatgccaaacgcgccacttaccgcgatagcatgccaaaacttgccaactCACTCTCCGTGTTCAGCTTCACAACGCACTTCAATTTGACTAGCCTGAACCCTAGGCgtggccatgctctagtggcggtggatgaaacTCTAATTTTTAATCGTGGCCCAAAACTATGTTACCTCGGGCCCGCAAAATGCCGCAAGCCGTACGgatttaggaaaccctaaaaaaggcgccacaccatggccactcgtggaaatatttgttcatgtggccgtttctacatggtggcctgcctaCGGCTTCTCCGGCATGACTCTGGCAtcgtttgtataaaatgccatgACGCGGGCACCTACCGCATGCTACATGCCaaatatgctaattagggtttcgacatgccaaaccctaatttaggcaaagtttccacgccaaccgatccaaacaatgttccacagaacatggggatcaatgtggtcATTAAAAccgatgttgccacaccacgtttgagtctaacaccaacgtgccaaaatttcagtggccatggctacgccaggcgctacttacactgtgccgctggcatgcacaaactatgccagccactccaccacgccactggcatgcacgaactattcCAACCATGCCGCAATGTCACTAGCGTACACTAAAGGCGCCAttgtaccattatcaggcgccaacagaaggtagccataatcgacgactacctttcctcatgagatgcaatctcagccatccaagtccgCCATCGAGCTGACAGGCTTGTGGCactttttaggcgaccagccgcctaaatctagtggtcatggctacgccaggcgccgctTGCACCACCGtcccactggcatgcacgagccatgctagtcgtgccgcagtgccactggcatacaccaaaaacgccactgtgccattatcattcgccaacagaaggtatccataatcaacggctacccttcctcatgagatccaatctcagccatccaagttctccaccgaactgacggacttgtggaaagttttaggcgaccagccaagacgtgcctaatagcatcacatgttatttaattgcggcaagactcttgactttgacttgccgcacatagcaacctgctacacgttttccacgaaaacactcgagacatcaaacatgtcacaaactgagggatactcatcagggtattggtctggcagtttacagtgtgcggcgtgcaatacgcccattataagaaagtgtcatgaagcgggacaattagtggtggcaagaagtagcgggtgtaaacggatccacttccttcatcatggaagcatgggtttctgacggttatacgttaatccactcttccatcatccaatcgttcccacttcctacgagaccagggtacgtttaaatatgacttgtataaataggcttcacctatttccaccaaacaacaagtttttggtcgacaacaacatagtatccagaaatcactaagaactgatagcttttcactctgcaagccagttccactttctgatacaagtcataaaacaagcgaCGTCTTCAGAATTagccattctggtctcaacactctcttcgcttcccaccctaagaccaacccttctccttcactttgtgaccgaaacaatcctggaacggccatttcttggtttaggccaggattgtacagattgatctctcgaatcaaaagtactcccgtacagtgcattgtttagggtttagatttgtttcatccacacacccaaaattaccaaaatcgggagaaacagttttcacccacaaacagtgttgtaatgtttctcttttattgttcaaagttattccttaatagctaaaggaagaaaatcccaggatcgaaagataaataagttaagaatcttttgtttaaggtttttaattttattttaggaaaacgagaatagtaatgtgcatttactagttgaagattttccaaagagattttctgtcaatattttggatagagcatttccaggaattatggaaaccgaatttggaatatattgcatatcttgagaatattttcggttttggaaattccttggtatccaaacttccttgtctataaatacttgaagtttgcatttctagcaaactaatccttcgtacagCAAGAACtttctcagttgtgttgttactggtgaagccgcctattcggagaggagagtaacctaattaggcgaaatctcttacggtcgttcagtttaaagtcttatttgggattgagaagctctattagtaccgatggtgggaaactagatgattgcattgttattttagttttcgattattgacttgattgactaacggttgttgaatctttgattgcacctagtttgtttattcttgagaaccttgtcttctgatataaggctcactcaaactagatcaaggatttaacgtttctacagatctaagtttttctagatctgtaagatagattcattgatttgccattgttaacagactccgttctgtgcgacaaatcaataaggaatcaagtatgtttttgcaggttgttactttgaagattaattagaagattgaagactttaaagatttgaagaagaagttgttgtgaatCATTAAGAAGATCTACTAGATCTAGTCCCAAAGAGAACgtttgttctgctaggatatttggtatcaaatatctattgaaaacttcggttctgctagatattatcaaaacaagaatactgttgaagctgagtaactaagattttagtttacttagtagtgtctacacgaagttgcaggtttattttttgtagcgtcttaattcattaagtattcaattctggactaggtcccggggtttttctacaagattgtagttttcctcgttaacaaaattttggtgtgtgctttactttatttccgcattataattgtttttatattataattaaagtaattacacttgtaatgttaactaggcacttgatatttatcttataaggttttactattatcaagtgaacactttgttgttgtattgtctcgatttcatatccatagacgatcacacaaagtatattggatttctccacttgactttgatattctcacattgttaggccagtctggactaaccctatctcgggtggacactgtgttgaaatattccttgagtgattgtatctccaagaggtttatacacaatgggtcttgtataggttgtgatcaaaataaaagattgtggtgtatttgggtaccatcgtcttttcaaaatgattatttgatcaatacgaaacatcccaagttaacatcaaatgatcgtCTCACactaatcatgtaagatgttcaaggtaattttcacatgatcatcttgacttaatatttagtttccaacaaatgaattgtttacaattAAAGttttcaagtagatgatgaagcattCTAAGCTTTAAACTCGTATTTCGAAaattatataaacgagataaactcgactcgaaagtCCAAATGTGTATAACACAAAGTGTATAttgctatatgacttagtctcattagtagatagaattgaatagacttctgagtgatagataagttttagtctccacatactttttgtcgtcgaagttcctccaagctcttcagtagatcttcttcttcaatcggtgaatgtcgtgaagtcaaatgctcaattacacacttttatcctaatccgagagatagctataagtagagtagaaatcaagatataattttgatcaactaaacttgacaaacaagcttgagatagcaacgtttgcgagttcgaccgagcagtgctctaacaatgatcttaccagagaaagggatattttattttagtcatgggGACCTGGCCTTTTAGATACCATATCCAAACAGACTGAGTAACCCGACTGCTAGCTGAGACCAGACCAACCCACTATATAAAATCCCCTTAATTCTCTTCCAATCCTATTCAATCCATGGTGAGAGGGTGAGGACTGAACCCATGAGCACCACTATTTGGAGATAACGAGAAATCCCCACTACTAGAGAGGGATTCTCTCCAAATACATGAGTTAAACTAATGAACCTATTACGCTTAGTTTTAAGTCTACTACAATAGAGACAAATCCTAAGAAATAGCGATAGAAACTAATTGAACATGACTTCTCTTATATATAGCTCGTGCATTTATTATCAATACCGCAAAAAGTTCAAAAGTTAAAGACCAAATCTTAATTCTTAATTGACGATCCAACttaaatattattttttctccaaaaccaaaataaattctaaCTTTTTTAAATCCGAACTAAATTATATTTCAAATTATCTCTAATTGTTTCTCATTATTCTCACAAATTAATCGATTATAAACCTCAATTCTTACTTTTCCCGCAAAACAAGGTAAACCCTAAGTTTTACTTTTTCCTAAATTAATGTTAGTTTTTCTCTCAATCATGATTAAACTAATGTGGACTGAGGGTACATTCTAATTATTCCCTTAAAAAATCTCCACAACAACACGAATCCAAATGGGATTAACTAATGATTTGATTATTTTTCTTTAATCACCCTTTTAAAACTCCATAAGCATATTCTATAAAAACAAAATTAATAATCTAAGATCAATCGTGCTACTTGACCCGTTGTATAACAGCTGAGTGATAGCGATTCCTGACGTAGCAAACACCGTGGCAGAGagatgtttttctttttattcacGTTGCCAAAAACTAATAGAAAGGGAATAAAGAGATAAAAGAAGTTCTAATTTTAATCAGAAAATACGAACTACAATTGAGAGAACCATCAAACTTATATAAAAGCTGGCGATGACTGATGGGGTTCTTCATCGCAAATCATTATCATTCTTCCAAATTAAGAAATTGTATATAGTACTTCTTCCTAGTACTTCTCGAGTTAAAAAAGAAAATGTTTGTTGTGTTACTGCTTGAAACTAAATGGTAGTTTCATACAATATTTGGGGTATAAGAAGATTTATCCATGGACAGTTAAGATTTAAGAAACCAGTATACATaaacaaaattattttatttattttttgatctaaaTCTTTTCGTCGAAActtataattaaattgaggtaaAATCCTGAGAAATTGGATTATTCTAGATCTTAATTCATGTTACCTTTTTATGTAACTTCATCCCATCATACTAATTGAAGCAGAGATTTCAAAACTATGATATTTGTTGATTCTTTCAGtagtttcaaaattttggttGTTATGGCCATTATATATGATGGTCtatgatttagcaaaaaaaaaaattgattgtgtCTTTTTTTATCGATGATTTTTCTCTGTTTAGATTTTAAATTATAAATGGATTACAACAGAAACCTCAAAATCAAATGTCTAATTCATCATTAAGGTTAACAATGCATACTTCAATCTTCTCATCAAAACAAGAAACTCTAGTTGCAGAACTAAGAAGAAATAGGATGAGTTTTCTACCTAAAACAAAATATGGAACATTCTAACATGTATTACACGTGAGATAGCCATGTCAAAGTTGTGGTTACTATAAAGCTTCCTATATAGCATTTTCGATCTAATATCATCCTTTTTTCTCAATTAGGATTACATAAATTTGACTACTCTTCAAAATCATCAATTACGTCAAATgcctcaacaaaaaaaaacaaaaaaagtttatGTCACAGATTTTGCATCAATtcaattatgaaaattatgtcatTTTAAAAACACGTCATAACACTATGTGTTCAATTTTCGGGCATGATATAATACAACACACTTAAATCTTTTGAACAATACAGCACGGCACATGACACGCTTCGTATGCTCCGTTGTATGCCATGTTGTGCCAACATAAATTACACCTATAACAAGTTACATGTTTGATGAGGAAAACAGTGGAAATTTTATAGAAGCAGATTCAATGAATTTGCAGTCAAATACGTAAATAAACGCCTACATTCAGTTAGATATCAATCTACCCAAAAAATCTTGCCAACCCTATCAATTACTCGCACTTCCTTCTCCGAAGGAGACAGAAAAAAATCTGTtgacacattctatcctagttcaGCTTAACGTTAAGCGAAGTGAAAAACTTGTATATTTCCTGAATTCGGTTTAAAGTCGCCATTTAGAAGCTCTCATccgaaaaatcagaaaaataaatcAATCCAAAGACGAAGGAGACCCCTAAATTAAGATCAAATAAGAATGACTCCTCGAGAAAAGATAAAGATATTTCTCTTAATCACGTTGTTTAAGAGTAAAAAGTATTTATCTATCAAGTTTTAGTAGGATGTTGACAAACCTCACAAACCTATGTTGTTTTTCCAAATTAAATAGGTAACAGTGACGCATACAAGTATACAACCAATATGAAAACGTAGATGTAAGGCCAAAAGATTTAAAGCTTATCAATTACTCAAACGATCCAtagatttttttgagtaagaGTTTGATAGTCCCTGATGACAAAGACCGACAAAATACTATACGCTATGCTATAGCTGTGGTCCTATCTCCTGTTGGTGTCTGGTAAAGAATTGAATGGGTTTATAGAGAGCCGTTATAGAGTGTGCAAAACGGATGCACGGTATGAATCTGTCTTCCGGCTTCCTTTTGGCTGCTTTTCCCTTAAGTGAATAGAGACGCAATGATCGGAATGGGACCTCATCTCGACTTCCTAAAATAAAGGTGGTTATTTCCAAGATTTCTACAATTAAAGATCCAGTACCGCTCCAGTACCGCAGGGAAGAAGCATCTAACACATCATGATGGCAAGGAAGCCTTACAAGCAACTTTGGTAAGTGTTGAAAAGGTCTTGCACCCAATATGAACAGAAAACAAAAATCCTCCAGACTCTCGGGAATGAGCAAGCATCCTGTCATCCGGAGACTGAGTTCTCATGTATTGATATAACCTCTCATGTTCATGCATTACATGATTCACAATATGAAAGAAAAACAGTCCAAGGGAGCAGTAAACTGGGGGGGAAGACTCATTTTCAGTATATAGCTATATTCCTTTCCTTGAGCAAGTGGTATAAATTACTATTTTTATAATTTTAAAGACATAAAAAGGCACAACATAGGACCATTAATAATGCAACATTGCAACTTTGTGCATTAGTTGTTACTGCTTTTCACTTGGAAGATAAAACCCTGAGTGCCATATTGTGAGCAAAAACACGACATTGTTGGTAGAGAAACAAACCCAGCTGAAACCATAGTCGAGCAAGGAAATTTTACACTGATTATGTTTCTCCCAAAGCAAGCAGCCAACCAGTTTGTCACCATTGGACAGGAATCCTGTGGAAAACCAAACACTAGATGTGATTAATACTTAAAAGAGTAGAAGACATAATTaataattttgcaataagttgaagTGCCAAGTGAAAAGATAACCCATGAATTAATAGAAGAGAAGTAGTTCAGAGGAAATAAATACGAGCACATTATTTGTCTCAAAAATGTAACAATTCACCAGCTCAAACACTGGGAATCAGTAGTCAATTTTAACCTAAATTAAAAAGGAATTCATTAGTCGCAACGAAAACACGGAAAATGAAAGTTTGAGCACCGATTGTACATACTATCTTCTAGATGATGGCATATTTACCGAGACCCTGCAGCAAGGATCACTGATGCTAATAAGTTCCACAAAGTAGTAGATACGCTAACCAAAAAGTTCATAGAAAAACACAATGGACTGCAGTAATTTACATTTTTCTGTCAAAACTATTACTCTACCTTCCCTGAAGTTTCCCGCCGAAATTTGCCTGATGTCTCCCAGTAATGTCTCCCTTGTTTTCAGAAGTGGCCAACCTTGTTCGATCATGAACTCCAACCCCACGCACATCAGATTGTACTCCATTTATTTCCAGATGGTCTTTCTGTTTACCCGAAATTTGCACATTCACAAGGCCGTGAACCATGTTAGAGCAATTATCATTAGACTTTCGATCCTTAACTACTGAAGGTTGTGAAGGCTTCTTTAGTCTGAGATTTTGTGCCATTGGGGTCACAGCAATAGAAGTGAAGGATGAGGAGTAAGATGGAGAAGCTACTGCAGCTGCAGCTGCCACTTTCGCGAGTGCTGTAGTAGCTGATATGATTTCTTGAGCTCCTTCGCGGAGGTGAATAAAGTCCCCTTCAACTACAAATAACTGAGACGCAAAGTAAGAACTCCAGATGACACGATATACTTGGAGAACAATGAGCGAGAGAGAGACATACTAAAAAGGTGAACTTACTTCAGGATGACCACGCAAGAAATCATCAAGCCTTCCGTATATTTTCTTATAATCATGCCAATGGAAAGGCACCAGCATTTTTCCAAGTCTATTAGACAGCTatgttttttttaagaaaaaaaaggagGTATCAAATTGTGGGTCAGATAAATAAGATAACAAAGGTTGAAAATGGCCTATGACTATGCAAAAACTCACAGTAGAACTAATCTTAATTCGACCACCAGATCCAGCTGGAATTGCACGGACAAGGCAAACCAACAATGATCTTTCATCTAAGAGATTTGGATCTGGATGTAAGAGTCGTGGTTGTTCCACCGGCAGAGTGCAGCCTTCATGCGAATCACTGCTCACGGTATCGGTTTTCTCCTGCAGAATTCTATGGTTAGCTCATCTAATAAATAACAAGGTAACTCGTACGTAACAACCAAGAAATCAACGGGGTACGAGAAGTTAATATATCTATTTCCAAACTTTTAAAATCAAAGATAGAAAATTTCAGAGTTGAAAATATAATTGCGGGGGTTACACACCTTTGTCCCAGTGATCTGTTTAAAAGTCTCTAAAGCTAATGCATCTTGATTCTCAGAAGATTCTTCTTCTAAAAATTGTTCCGCAGGCTGGAAGGGAAGTATAAACATTACTGTCAGTTAGAGAAAGAAATATCTACCCAATAAAGCTTCCGCTCATGAAGAAAATACCTGTGCTGCTTCACTGGATTTTAGAGTATTAGGCTCTTTACTAGAACTGATTTGAGCCTCTAAACGTTCAGGATATAGCACTAGTCCATTTGACAAAAAATTAGTGTCATACTGAACGCTCGGCCTTATATTCTTCCCAGCTGGTTGATATGGGTTCTGATTTGGAACATGTGAACTCTCAGATACAACCTACGGAAGAAAACGAAATAATGACTACTCTTAAGAAACACCACCAACATTTATAACACCAAagaagttttttttattattataccTGATGATTCTGCCAATGTTGGTGAGATACAATACTAGGGATTGGTTGACAATGTTCCAATTGAGGTTGTGGAATACCTTGTTGATGCATGACAGAAGGATGGACTGCAGTAACATGCCCATTTGGAAGGTATGCACCCATTTCGACAAGGGAGGGTAAAATAACTGATACCCCAGGTCGTTCAGTCTAATGAAGGATAAAGGAGAGACAACTGAATGAGAAATCCCATATGAGTTTTGAgagtgaaaaaaaatcaaatcaaaacagaatataatagaagaaaatggttggCCCAAAAATCGAACCCCATCTCAAGAAGTAGGTACTAATAATACTGGCAAAAAAACGTGAGAATGCACAAAAAGCCAGCAACATACTTACCAAATAATATAATATTCTTATCACTTCAGCTCTATGTTGTCTGAGGCATCGCCAAGGCGCCAAAGTGGCCTGGGATGCCAGCAAGGCGCCGCCTTTTTCAGAAGTACTTTAACTCTTTAAAAAACCCTATATCCAGCATTTAGGCTTCTAACTTACACTTAAACCCAAGGGGACGCCTTGCAGTTTGGGTCTCTTTCATTCAAATTAGGCGTTTTACTTACAAGATATCTCACATGACACTTACTGAAGTCACTACTGAAAGAAACCCATATCAGCAGCTACGTACAACAATTTTTATCTGAAGTGTGTCACATCTAACTATTTCGGTCTGGGTATATGAATATTTTGAACTCCATTCTACCGAAGGAACATATTCCAATTAAAATATACAGTcgaatttttttttactatgtcGATCCAAGTTCTTCTCGCCAAATGTCTCTAAATTCTATGATCATAGTTTTCTCGTCATTTTGTACAATTAGATGTTACCATCTTGAAAAAGATTCCTGGTTCTTCTTTTAGCTGTGCTACTGGAaagttatactccctccgtttatggaaagagttgctaTTGTTTTTTCAAATTGGCCTGTTTTTAGGCTCAAATGAAAAAGCGATAGTACCTCTTTTCTAGAAACAGAGGTAGTGTATAGTAATATAACACCAAATCTAGAGATATATCATCTCTCAGCCAGCCATTAGTAAGTCCTGGAGCCAACCTCGGTGACCAATATATATTTATAATTGATGAAAATTGGCCTCACGGGATGAGCAATGGTTTATATATTTGGAGAAGTTCCTGCTcaatcatttgaagcaaagttcCCTATATAACCCTCTCCTTATACTCTATTTGGCAACCAAGATAAACTAAAAGGATAAGATATCAAAAACACCTTTCTTTAGTCTCTTCAATCTAGAAGTCGGCACACCTGATACTACAACTAAAGGTATATCAGAGTTTGCCTAGTGATAGTTACACCAAGTAGATTTAATAAGGGAACAATATCAGTCATCTGCATGGGTTTGTCAATTTAATAGAGGTACCAGTTATCTCATACAGCAATCTCAATTCAATGCAATACAGAGCTATGCTACGCTTAATCTTATAGTGGAAACTAAAAAAGAACACGGTAATCAAACCTAAACATTAGAAACAGGGTATAGGTAAACATTTTGAGGGACTATAATCTCTTCTACTACCCCAAACAAGGCATTAGAAAGTAGAAAAGTTTACCTCAATTCACATAAAAGTAATATCTAAGAATGTGAACCCTCAATCTTACCTTACTCAATGCATTGTTTGTTTCACCATTCATCAAGACTTCGGAGTTACCACTTACACCAGCAGCATTCACATTAAATTGGTTTCCCTTATCCTCTCCCTGCACAGATGCATCTTTAGATTGTGCATGACCTACACGTGATTCACTGACGGATGTACCACTCCTTTCTCTTGCCTCGGTCAGCTCCAACTTAAGTTGTCGAATGGTTTGCAAATGATGCATCTCAACATCCGCAAACTAgcatcatcaacataaacaaatTGGAAACTAAAACTAGTAATCCGGCAAAATATAAGGATACTACAGTTCATACATATAAATAATGTCAAAGGTGTGAATGAAGATTTCAACAACAAAAAGTAACACACTATCCAACCTGTCTTTGACAGCCAACCCAAAACTGGTTGAACTCGTCTGTCCTTTCTCTTAACTCAGCTTGTAGCGAGTGGTTGGCTGTTGATTGTAAAGCATCCATTTCTTGTGCACGTTGAATCCATGTTTGGGCATCTCTCAGCTGTTCATCTTTGTAGGCAATGGCTTCTTGTGCTACCCGATGCTGCAGGACATATAGATGTTAGGAAAACTAAAGAAACTTTGTCAAGCTGGATAACACGATATTAACTGCAACATTTCTTCTGGAAATACATGCACACACTAAGATGTAGAGTGACATTCATGTGCTTcaagtttttttatttctttttaatgAAGCTTTTTTATAAATTAGCAACAAATAGAAAACGATGCACATAACAGCTTAGTAATAACTTAGAAAGATTACATCATGTTTCTTGGTCAAATATCGTATTTGTCACATGAACTTCTAAGATAACGATATAGATTTAATATTATCGAAATGACAAGAAAGCATAGAGATAAAATTAATAATCAGAACCTGTTCTTCCATTTCACGAATCTGCCTTTCTTTCTCTTGACTATATTCTTTAAGATCGTGAATTTGTTTCAGATTTTGGGCTCTTTCAGCTTCTGAGTTGTCAAGTTCTCTTCTGCAAACAACATACACATTCTAAATCATTATCATAAATAACCTCGTCCCCAATTTATGTCAGGTTGGAGGTGGTAAATGAGAGGGTTTTGCTTGTGTAGATACTCCAACTGCAGTCCCACTCTTTGAAGTCTTTACCATCAGTTCTTTCTTAAAAATCATTCTCACTTATTTAAGACTTTATCGCAAACCAAATTGCAGTCTGGTTTACATGCACTAAATTCTACATGGATGATACCTACTTCATAGTCAGACAAGGATACATGGGTAGGAGGTTAAAAGGTATATAATGAGCTTGATATAAGTGGCCGGTGAACAACAATAGAGCTGAGACTACATTCATAACAAGTAACAGACAAGGTTTCTCAAAAACAACACACCGGAAGCTAGCCAACTCTTTGTTTTGCTTTCTAAGAAGATCCTCCTTCGCCCATGCCTGAAAAGATGGAATTAACTTTTTCGTTATTTTGTAATCTACAGGGTATCAATAACATGAAAGAGAAAAGTGAAGTTGCTCAACAGAACAAAGTCAATATAAAACTAAATGCAGAGGATGCACAACCTACCGCTTCATTATCTATAGTGATAGCACGAAGCTCTCTATCTTTCTCTTCCATTTGTAATTCCATCTCGTGTATGATGCTTTCCCTTTCTTCCAGCTGCTCCTACacagataaataaaataaaatagaagtcATCATATGACACTCAAACATTGTCTTTGTTCTTTCAATGAAACAAAACAATTGTGGTGATGATCCACTACATGCAGTAAACCTCAATAAGAGATGAAGAACCAAGAGAATTCGAACAGGAAACTGATCTATTTGTGCAAGACTCTAAGGTTGCTGCTGCAGAACATGCACCTTTGTGCTATTGCAACGTGAAAAAACATTAGATACTATAAAAATATACCAGCAGAAATATCTTGCCCCATGTTGTACAAGTCTGAACAATGATAAGTTATTCTGCCGTAATTGTCATCTTTTATAATTTGCATTGTGACAGGATCCAAGTTTGTGGTTCACTAACTTCAATATATTAGGGAGTGAAGCAGGCTCTTACACTCACTTTTTAGACAGTAATGTTAAACCATTTCTGTTTTAAGTTCAGAGTTTACATTACTCTGGCTAGCTGATTCCAGTTTGGGTTTCATGTGAACCGT comes from Papaver somniferum cultivar HN1 chromosome 7, ASM357369v1, whole genome shotgun sequence and encodes:
- the LOC113297670 gene encoding uncharacterized protein LOC113297670 isoform X1, which encodes MEGNVSNHVGVRNNTNEEVNRMKFGQSDERTVYEVQHGTQPNHGDYCSITIDDGGGLDNEMLQQRIHSVYRQREDLHNMEVELRAQIMARSAIVEMKNSFDVQMKEHVNAYAELKEQLEERESIIHEMELQMEEKDRELRAITIDNEAAWAKEDLLRKQNKELASFRRELDNSEAERAQNLKQIHDLKEYSQEKERQIREMEEQHRVAQEAIAYKDEQLRDAQTWIQRAQEMDALQSTANHSLQAELRERTDEFNQFWVGCQRQFADVEMHHLQTIRQLKLELTEARERSGTSVSESRVGHAQSKDASVQGEDKGNQFNVNAAGVSGNSEVLMNGETNNALSKTERPGVSVILPSLVEMGAYLPNGHVTAVHPSVMHQQGIPQPQLEHCQPIPSIVSHQHWQNHQVVSESSHVPNQNPYQPAGKNIRPSVQYDTNFLSNGLVLYPERLEAQISSSKEPNTLKSSEAAQPAEQFLEEESSENQDALALETFKQITGTKEKTDTVSSDSHEGCTLPVEQPRLLHPDPNLLDERSLLVCLVRAIPAGSGGRIKISSTLSNRLGKMLVPFHWHDYKKIYGRLDDFLRGHPELFVVEGDFIHLREGAQEIISATTALAKVAAAAAVASPSYSSSFTSIAVTPMAQNLRLKKPSQPSVVKDRKSNDNCSNMVHGLVNVQISGKQKDHLEINGVQSDVRGVGVHDRTRLATSENKGDITGRHQANFGGKLQGRVSVNMPSSRR
- the LOC113297670 gene encoding uncharacterized protein LOC113297670 isoform X4, with the translated sequence MEGNVSNHVGVRNNTNEEVNRMKFGQSDERTVYEVQHGTQPNHGDYCSITIDDGGGLDNEMLQQRIHSVYRQREDLHNMEVELRAQIMARSAIVEMKNSFDVQMKEHVNAYAELKEQLEERESIIHEMELQMEEKDRELRAITIDNEAAWAKEDLLRKQNKELASFRRELDNSEAERAQNLKQIHDLKEYSQEKERQIREMEEQHRVAQEAIAYKDEQLRDAQTWIQRAQEMDALQSTANHSLQAELRERTDEFNQFWVGCQRQFADVEMHHLQTIRQLKLELTEARERSGTSVSESRVGHAQSKDASVQGEDKGNQFNVNAAGVSGNSEVLMNGETNNALSKTERPGVSVILPSLVEMGAYLPNGHVTAVHPSVMHQQGIPQPQLEHCQPIPSIVSHQHWQNHQVVSESSHVPNQNPYQPAGKNIRPSVQYDTNFLSNGLVLYPERLEAQISSSKEPNTLKSSEAAQPAEQFLEEESSENQDALALETFKQITGTKEKTDTVSSDSHEGCTLPVEQPRLLHPDPNLLDERSLLVCLVRAIPAGSGGRIKISSTLSNRLGKMLVPFHWHDYKKIYGRLDDFLRGHPELFVVEGDFIHLREGAQEIISATTALAKVAAAAAVASPSYSSSFTSIAVTPMAQNLRLKKPSQPSVVKDRKSNDNCSNMVHGLVNVQISGKQKDHLEINGVQSDVRGVGVHDRTRLATSENKGDITGRHQANFGGKLQGRIPVQW